Proteins co-encoded in one Salarias fasciatus chromosome 4, fSalaFa1.1, whole genome shotgun sequence genomic window:
- the LOC115387150 gene encoding pleckstrin homology domain-containing family F member 2-like, producing the protein MVEHTSGYGNPHRGEPLKAAAREEQQPPDLQISSRSPTDLLQISSRLQADRMNRMTFDHENQKRIQAVESSFGPAGQTLLKSGRILMGEGRLIKQCRRKKKAKAFFLFNDILVYGSILLNGRWHNEQRIIPLEDIQLQDMEENEELKHQFLIRTPQKSFFVSAQSCEEKQAWMSHIRQCQAALQKAGRTRASSSFANSWIPDQAAFKCMRCFSNFSATRRRHHCRKCGFLVCNRCSKHRAVISHIHPTKMQRICSLCHGKLKDEGAIRQRGGSTGKNSTDEEEEEDLAESSEEEEQDLIQIHIPSNWLDLRHGTWGRMSRTEVQQ; encoded by the exons ATGGTTGAACATACTTCTGGATATGGAAATCCCCACAGAGGTGAGCCTTTAAAAGCTGCAGCCAGAGAagagcagcagcctccagaCCTGCAGATCTCCTCCAGATCTCCTACAGATCTCCTCCAgatctcctccaggctgcaaGCTGACAGGATGAACCGGATGACCTTTGACCACGAGAACCAGAAGCGCATCCAGGCCGTGGAGAGCTCGTTTGGCCCGGCGGGGCAGACGCTGCTGAAGTCGGGGCGCATTCTGATGGGAGAGGGTCGTCTGATCAAGCAGTGTCGCAGGAAGAAGAAAGCAAAGGCTTTCTTCCTCTTTAACGACATTCTGGTTTACGGCAGCATCCTCCTGAACGGACGCTGGCACAACGAGCAGAGAATCATCCCTTTAG aggACATCCAGCTGCAGGACATGGAGGAAAACGAGGAGCTGAAGCATCAGTTCCTGATCCGTACTCCGCAGAAGTCCTTCTTCGTGTCGGCGCAGTCGTGTGAGGAGAAGCAGGCCTGGATGAGTCACATCAGGCAGTGCCAGGCCGCCCTGCAGAAGGccggcaggaccagggcctcctcctccttcgccAACTCCTGGATCCCCGACCAGGCGGCCTTCAAGTGCATGCGCTGCTTCAGCAACTTTAGCGCCACCAGGCGCCGACACCACTGCAGAAAGTGCGGCTTCCTGGTCTGCAACCGCTGCTCCAAGCATCGTGCGGTGATCTCCCACATCCACCCCACCAAGATGCAGAGGATCTGCAGCCTGTGCCACGGCAAGCTCAAAGACGAAGGCGCGATTCGGCAGAGGGGCGGCAGCACGGGCAAGAACAGCaccgacgaggaggaggaggaggacctggcGGAGtccagtgaagaagaggagcaaGACTTGATCCAGATCCACATTCCCAGTAACTGGCTGGACCTGCGTCACGGCACCTGGGGCCGGATGAGCAGAACGGAAGTacaacagtaa
- the mgp gene encoding matrix Gla protein translates to MRSLLRCLALCAAVSLCVCYESHESAESVEDLFVPPNRANSFITPQQRVNVYNPPRGSGLSSYHLARTIKSPAERRAETCEDYSPCRFYAYRHGYQQAYQRYFGARNQPTLARRY, encoded by the exons ATGAGGAGCCTCCTCAGGTGTCTGGCACTCTGTGCCGCCGTATCGCTCTGCGTCTGCTACG AGTCTCATGAAAGCGCAGAATCCGTTGAAG ATTTGTTTGTGCCTCCAAATCGAGCCAACTCCTTCATCACGCCGCAGCAGAGAGTCAACGTGTACAACCCGCCCAGAGGGTCCGGCCTCAGCTCCTACCACCTGGcgag GACAATAAAGTCCCCCGCCGAGCGGCGCGCAGAGACCTGCGAGGACTACTCCCCCTGCCGCTTCTACGCCTACCGCCACGGCTACCAGCAGGCCTACCAGAGATACTTCGGAGCCCGGAACCAGCCGACTCTGGCCCGTCGATATTAA
- the ddx47 gene encoding putative ATP-dependent RNA helicase DDX47, with protein MADSEENVMSNTEEAVEESSSDNENSTVDDLSDAEPEKTFKDLGVTEVLCEACDQLGWKSPTKIQIEAIPVALQGKDVIGLAETGSGKTGAFALPILQSLLASPQRLHTLVLTPTRELAFQISEQFEALGSSIGVKCAVVVGGIDMMSQSLVLAKKPHIVIATPGRLIDHMENTKGFSLRALKFLVMDEADRILNMDFETEVDKILKVIPRERRTFLFSATMTKKVQKLQRAALKDPVKCAVSTKYSTVEKLQQYYIFIPAKYKDCYLVSILNELAGNSFIIFCSTCNNAQRVALLLRNLGITAIPLHGQMSQNKRLGALNKFKSKSRSVLLATDVASRGLDIPHVDCVINYDIPTHSKDYIHRVGRTARAGRSGKSITFVTQYDVELFQRIETLIGKKLPAFPTQEEEVMMLVERVSEAQRFARMEMKEQGEKRKRPKRGDGDDDDTEQASGVRKKVKGGFGGGGRGGGGGGKKRGGAAWRGGR; from the exons ATGGCGGACAGTGAGGAAAACGTGATGTCAAACACAGAAGAAGCTGTCGAAGAATCCAGTAGTGACAACGAGAACAGCACCGTGGATGATCTCAGTGATGCTGAGCCAGAAAAAACTTTCAAGGATTTG GGTGTTACTGAGGTGCTCTGTGAGGCCTGCGATCAGCTGGGATGGAAAAGTCCAACAAAAATCCAGATAGAAGCCATTCCTGTGGCTCTGCAGG GAAAGGACGTCATCGGCCTGGCTGAGACCGGCTCTGGAAAGACCGGAGCCTTCGCCCTTCCCATCCTTCAGTCCCTGCTGGCTTCACCTCAGAGGCTTCATACGCTGGTCCTCACCCCCACCAGAGAGCTGGCCTTTCAGATCTCTGAGCAGTTTGAGGCTCTGGGCTCCAGCATCGGGGTGAAGTGCG ctgtcGTGGTGGGTGGGATCGACATGATGTCTCAGTCCTTGGTGTTGGCTAAGAAACCTCACATTGTTATTG CCACGCCAGGGCGACTCATAGACCACATGGAGAACACCAAAGGCTTCTCTCTGCGAGCGCTGAAGTTTCTGGTCATGGATGAAGCCGACAGGATCCTCAACATGGACTTTGAGACTGAA GTGGATAAAATCCTGAAAGTGATTCCCAGAGAAAGACGCACCTTCTTATTCTCTGCCACCATGACCAAAAAG GTGCAGAAACTGCAGCGAGCCGCTCTGAAGGACCCGGTGAAGTGCGCCGTCTCTACGAAATACTCCACTGTAGAAAAGCTGCAGCAGTACTACATCTTCATTCCAGCCAAGTACAAG GATTGCTATTTGGTGTCCATTCTGAACGAGCTCGCCGGCAACTCCTTCATCATCTTCTGCAGCACGTGTAACAACGCCCAGCGggtggcgctgctgctgaggaacctCGGCATCACTGCCATCCCTCTGCACGGGCAGATGAGTCAG AATAAACGTCTCGGAGCTCTAAACAAGTTCAAGTCCAAGTCTCGCTCGGTGCTGCTGGCGACCGACGTGGCATCCAGAGGACTCGACATCCCCCATGTCGACTGCGTCATCAACTACGACATCCCAACCCACTCCAAG GATTACATCCACCGAGTCGGACGGACAGCCCGAGCAGGACGATCCGGGAAATCCATCACGTTTGTCACTCA GTACGACGTGGAGCTTTTCCAGCGAATCGAAACCCTGATCGGGAAGAAGCTCCCTGCCTTTCCcacccaggaggaggaggtgatgatgCTGGTGGAGCGAGTGAGCGAAGCGCAGCGGTTCGCCCGGATG GAAATGAAGGAACAAGGTGAGAAAAGGAAACGACCCaagagaggagatggagacgaCGACGACACAGAGCAAGCGAGTGGAGTGAGGAAGAAAGTGAAGGGAGgctttggaggaggaggaagaggaggaggcggaggggggaaGAAGAGAGGCGGTGCAGCCTGGAGGGGGGGACGCTGA
- the bglap gene encoding osteocalcin, whose amino-acid sequence MDVWLKGRRSEEKTDRVKSHCLISAEAMKTLVILFLCTLAVVCVSSDAATGPQPASEDAEMFVERQQASTVVRQRRAAGQLSLVQLESLREVCEANLGCEDMMDTHGIIAAYTAYYGPIPY is encoded by the exons atggatgtgtggcTAAAAGGAAGAAGGTCAGAGGAAAAGACTGACAGAGTCAAAAGTCACTGCCTGATATCTGCTGAAGCCATGAAGACGCTGGTCATCCTGTTCCTCTGCACCCTGGCAGTCGTCTGTGTGAGCTCAG atgcTGCGACCGGACCTCAGCCTGCCAGTGAGGACGCAG AGATGTTTGTGGAGCGGCAGCAGGCGTCCACGGTGGTgaggcagaggagagcagcaggacagctgTCTCTGGTGCAGCTGGAGAG cctcaggGAGGTGTGTGAGGCCAACCTGGGCTGTGAGGACATGATGGACACTCACGGCATCATCGCCGCCTACACCGCCTACTACGGGCCCATCCCCTACTAG
- the wbp11 gene encoding WW domain-binding protein 11 — translation MGRRSTSSTKSGKFMNPTDQARKEARKRELKKNKKQRMMVRAAVLKMKDPRQIIRDMEKLDEMEFNPVQQPLLNEKVLRDKRKKLRETFERIVRLYERENPETYKELRKLELDYETKRGQLALYFDSVKNAESVEVDSIPLPDMPHAPSNIHIQDIPLPGAQPPSILKKSSAFGKGPLSASSGPVLASLPSVPRLPPGKKPPGPPPGPPPPQVLALYGIPSRRAYGTEAEPSIPGLEKDFGGDLGRDRDSGSESDRDRDDGDEDDSDSEEDSEEERDDGLDVDKRMRADRRDDEREREEERDRSDRHAGRSVRFADIPPEGPRDGKRKKKRLVKKTKAITPLQAMMLRMAGQSVPEEEEEEVEEEYTDESDNSDVEDRGPPGESQPHLMASQRLPPPAGPVGQQGPPHMQGPPMSGPPPLGPPPAPPMRPPGPPSGPPPGPPPGAPPFLRPPGMPGGMRGPMPRLLPPGPPPGRPPGPPPGPPPGLPPGPPPRGPPPRLPPPAPPGIPPPPPRAGGPARPLAPPLSLFPPPLNSNVLSAPPSIVQRQKGPGSGQDGSQSSMPPPAMPMRPGVMQIPPPPGTAAASAGVNPGSNPHHAATIEKRANITSLAGPGGAGAGSGGATISAKPQIINPKAEVTRFVPTALRVRRDKTGSMPGAAPGPMEKPGGGVGGRRGDDGSGGGQWQKQQAAAAPMGLANAAQMGAVNQPNMKTKDQMYEAFMREMEGLL, via the exons ATGGGGCGACGTTCGACCTCTTCCACCAAGAGTGGGAAGTTTATGAATCCCACCGACCAGGCCA GGAAGGAGGCCCGGAAAAGGGAGTTGAAAAAG AACAAGAAGCAGCGAATGATGGTGAGAGCAGCGGTGCTGAAGATGAAGGACCCCAGGCAGATCATCAGAGACATGGAGAAGCTGGATGAGATGG AATTTAATCCAGTTCAGCAGCCTTTGCTAAATGAGAAAGTGCTGCGGgacaagaggaagaagctgcGTGAGACTTTTGAACGTATCGTCCGTCTGTATGAGAGAGAGAATCCTGAAACCTACAAGGAGCTTCGCAAGCTGGAACTGGACTATGAGACCAAGCGAGGGCAGCTGGCTCTTTATTTCGACTCAGTCAAG AATGCAGAGTCAGTGGAAGTTGACAGCATCCCTTTGCCCGATATGCCTCACGCTCCATCAAACATCCACATCCAAGACATCCCTTTGCCCGGTGCTCAGCCTCCTTCCATCCTGAAGAAAAGCTCGGCTTTTGG TAAAGGACCTCTGTCAGCGTCCTCCGGGCCGGTGTTGGCCTCATTACCCAGCGTCCCACGCTTGCCGCCAGGGAAGAAGCCCCCCGGACCCCCTCCTGGGCCTCCCCCCCCACAGGTCCTGGCGCTGTATGGCATTCCATCTCGACGAGCTTATGGCACAGAAGCAG AGCCTTCCATTCCCGGCTTAGAGAAGGACTTCGGCGGGGATCTGGGGCGAGATCGGGACAGCGGCAGCGAGAGCGACAGGGATCGGGATGACGGGGACGAGGACGACAGCGACTCTGAggaggacagcgaggaggagcgAGACGACGGCTTAGATGTCGACAAGAGGATGCGAGCGGACAGGCGTGACGACgagcgggagagagaggaggagcgagACAGGAGCGACAGACATGCTG GTCGCAGTGTACGCTTTGCAGATATCCCCCCTGAAGGGCCACGTGacggaaaaagaaagaagaagaggttGGTGAAGAAGACCAAAGCGATCACCCCTCTGCAGGCCATGATGTTACGGATGGCAG GTCAGTCTGttcctgaagaggaagaggaggaagtagAGGAGGAGTACACGGACGAATCCGACAACTCTGacgtggaggacagaggaccgcCGGGGGAGAGCCAGCCCCACCTCATGGCCAGCCAGCGTCTGCCCCCGCCTGCCGGGCCTGTGGGGCAGCAAGGACCGCCACATATGCAAGGTCCACCGATGAGCGGGCCTCCACCGCTGGgcccgcctcctgctcctcccatgAGGCCTCCTGGTCCTCCCTCTGGCCCCCCTCCAGGTCCCCCACCAG GAGCGCCTCCTTTCTTGAGACCTCCTGGGATGCCGGGAGGAATGAGGGGTCCGATGCCTCGGCTGCTGCCTCCTGGCCCCCCTCCGGGCCGCCCGCCTGGCCCCCCGCCGGGCCCCCCTCCCGGCCTTCCACCGGGCCCTCCACCGCGTGGCCCCCCTCCCAGACTCCCACCTCCAGCACCGCCAG GTATCCCGCCTCCCCCCCCGAGAGCAGGAGGCCCGGCACGCCCGCTCGCCccgcctctctccctcttccccCCGCCGCTCAACTCCAACGTTCTCAGCGCACCCCCCAGCATCGTCCAGAGGCAGAAAGGCCCCGGGTCCGGCCAGGACGGCTCCCAGAGCAGCATGCCGCCGCCCGCCATGCCCATGCGGCCGGGCGTCATGCAGATCCCCCCTCCCCCGgggaccgccgccgcctctgccGGTGTCAATCCCGGCAGCAACCCCCATCACGCCGCCACCATCGAGAAACGCGCCAACATCACGTCCCTGGCAGGTCCCGGCGGCGCGGGCGCCGGCTCTGGCGGCGCCACCATCTCCGCCAAACCTCAGATTATCAATCCCAAGGCGGAGGTCACCCGCTTCGTGCCCACGGCACTGAGGGTACGGAGGGACAAGACCGGGTCGATGCCCGGCGCCGCTCCGGGGCCCATGGAGAAGCCGGGGGGAGGCGTCGGAGGACGGAGGGGAGATGACGGGAGCGGAGGAGGCCAGTGGCAGAAACAGCAGGCGGCAGCGGCTCCGATGGGCTTGGCGAACGCCGCTCAGATGGGAGCTGTGAACCAGCCCAACATGAAGACGAAAGACCAGATGTATGAAGCCTTCATGAGGGAGATGGAAGGACTTCTCTGA